The following coding sequences lie in one Synechococcus sp. CC9902 genomic window:
- a CDS encoding molybdenum cofactor guanylyltransferase, translated as MNCLVRSLRVCLLSGGTSRRMGRDKALLPHQKGGVWLTAMIKQLMPLGLPVVVVSRHQAHADVLAHQSGLKFVLEPPPWNGPLQALDCVLSSGSDGAWLVLPVDMPKLTTAVFRQLIEAWRRHPNKVAVAHDGEQLQPLLAIIPSGTPFQTCLSEQLSRGCYRWLDWLDRVPYESVVLPSGCLLNANKPKDLLVLSE; from the coding sequence ATGAATTGTTTGGTTAGATCACTCCGGGTTTGTCTTCTGAGTGGTGGGACGAGCCGGCGGATGGGGCGCGATAAAGCATTGCTGCCGCATCAGAAGGGTGGTGTGTGGCTAACGGCAATGATTAAACAGTTGATGCCATTGGGCTTGCCGGTTGTTGTGGTCAGCCGGCATCAGGCTCATGCGGACGTCTTGGCGCATCAATCTGGGCTGAAATTTGTGTTGGAGCCACCTCCCTGGAATGGCCCATTGCAAGCTCTCGACTGTGTTTTGTCATCGGGATCAGATGGTGCTTGGCTTGTGCTGCCGGTCGATATGCCCAAGCTCACGACCGCGGTTTTTCGCCAATTGATTGAGGCTTGGCGACGACACCCCAACAAGGTGGCTGTGGCCCATGACGGTGAGCAGCTTCAGCCGCTTTTGGCCATTATTCCTTCGGGAACTCCCTTCCAAACGTGTTTGTCAGAGCAGCTGTCCCGAGGTTGCTATCGCTGGTTGGACTGGTTGGACCGGGTGCCCTATGAGTCAGTGGTGCTGCCGTCGGGGTGTTTGCTGAATGCCAACAAGCCGAAGGATCTGTTGGTGTTGTCGGAATGA
- a CDS encoding sodium:solute symporter family protein, whose translation MKVEPFLAPGLAWALVVLFSVLWIALGVAWGRKGKSDADEYMLAGRNIGLALSTATLMASWVTGNTTLLAPEFGYKTGLWGMFSYALAGLGLILFAPLALRIKQLMPNGRTSGDFIRLRYGRLAWWVFMVITAIYTLGFLMTQAMGAGILLQSLSGFDYHVGMIVVIGVAMLYTLYGGMRAVIGTDFIQSVLIMVLLAVVAVLAFRQFPAPAVHARLINSHADHLNLLLPAGLLIAWNSALFSMGEVFHNNIWWSRVFASRRSVVMTSFVLGGLAWMSVPIVTGSIGLVALARGLEFPQVNMVFPVMAADLLGVGGAALVFVVVFASLTSTLDSLLASTADLVAEDIYFRLLRPQASDAQLKQAARVTVVGLAVLTLLLSWPRLDSLASVLFFTGALVASTVWPVACGLYWPHANRNAAIVAMVSGSVVGLSAYVWIAPYCAAVFSTAVSALVMVVGSVRWPERFQWSLLKEAL comes from the coding sequence ATGAAGGTTGAACCGTTTCTAGCTCCGGGCCTGGCGTGGGCTCTGGTTGTTCTCTTCTCAGTGCTTTGGATTGCACTCGGTGTTGCTTGGGGGAGGAAAGGTAAGAGCGATGCAGATGAATATATGCTCGCTGGTCGGAATATTGGTCTGGCGTTGAGTACTGCCACATTGATGGCGTCTTGGGTGACCGGAAATACAACCCTTCTTGCACCTGAATTTGGCTACAAAACGGGTCTTTGGGGAATGTTTAGTTATGCATTGGCAGGTCTTGGTTTAATTCTGTTCGCGCCATTAGCACTACGAATTAAGCAGTTAATGCCCAATGGACGCACGAGTGGTGATTTCATCCGGTTGCGTTATGGGCGTTTGGCTTGGTGGGTGTTCATGGTGATTACTGCCATTTATACGCTTGGATTTCTGATGACCCAAGCAATGGGAGCAGGCATTCTCCTTCAATCTCTTTCAGGATTTGATTATCACGTTGGGATGATTGTGGTGATTGGTGTCGCAATGTTGTACACGCTGTATGGAGGAATGCGTGCGGTGATTGGCACTGACTTTATTCAGTCAGTGTTGATCATGGTGTTATTAGCTGTTGTGGCTGTGCTGGCTTTTCGTCAATTCCCTGCACCCGCTGTTCATGCTCGTTTGATCAACTCTCATGCTGATCATCTGAATCTTTTACTCCCCGCAGGGCTGCTGATTGCATGGAATTCAGCTTTATTTTCAATGGGAGAGGTGTTTCACAACAACATCTGGTGGTCACGCGTGTTTGCGAGCCGCCGTTCAGTTGTGATGACCTCGTTTGTGCTCGGTGGCCTGGCATGGATGAGTGTTCCGATTGTGACGGGCTCGATCGGATTGGTGGCGTTGGCTCGAGGCCTTGAATTTCCTCAAGTGAACATGGTGTTTCCCGTCATGGCTGCTGATCTCCTGGGGGTCGGTGGAGCCGCATTGGTTTTTGTTGTTGTTTTTGCCTCGCTCACCTCAACACTCGATTCTTTATTGGCCTCCACCGCGGATCTTGTGGCAGAGGATATTTATTTCAGGTTGCTGCGTCCCCAGGCGAGCGATGCTCAGCTCAAGCAGGCCGCTCGGGTCACGGTGGTTGGGTTAGCTGTTTTGACGTTGTTGTTGTCATGGCCACGGTTGGATTCCTTGGCTTCGGTGTTGTTCTTTACGGGTGCCCTAGTGGCTTCAACCGTCTGGCCTGTGGCCTGCGGGCTGTACTGGCCTCACGCCAATCGCAATGCTGCGATCGTGGCGATGGTGTCGGGGAGTGTTGTTGGCTTGTCGGCCTATGTCTGGATTGCGCCGTACTGCGCTGCAGTTTTCTCAACAGCGGTGTCGGCTTTGGTGATGGTGGTGGGGAGTGTTCGATGGCCTGAACGCTTTCAGTGGTCTCTGCTGAAGGAGGCTCTATGA
- a CDS encoding DUF4278 domain-containing protein: MTSLLYRGHQYQQPHVTGQPSSVQLTYRRNIYKTLQQQAKSEHSVVLTYRGLQYVRCS, translated from the coding sequence ATGACTTCCCTTCTATACAGAGGACATCAGTACCAACAACCTCACGTGACTGGACAGCCCTCAAGCGTTCAGCTCACCTATCGACGCAACATCTACAAAACGCTCCAACAACAAGCAAAGAGTGAGCACTCAGTTGTGCTGACTTACCGCGGCTTGCAATACGTGCGCTGCAGCTGA
- a CDS encoding aspartate/ornithine carbamoyltransferase family protein, translated as MAIVQSVSADVCIEPIRFQPLGPDVFGRTQPQCLLASIDEAVEPLIDLTNQHVVSIQSFSAQTLLQLFRLAAKYESNPDRYIRHNTPLTGKILINAFYEPSTRTRLSFDSAWHRLGGDSINITDRSTTGIAKGESLEDVAHMFNNYGDCVVLRDSNPEAVVAMSSTLRIPIINAGNGIDEHPTQAMADLYTILKWRPSLAAPNVAESDRIRIGIIGIPSRMRTVRSLLRILAKFPGMVEEVVVIHAPGIENDVSLFDPGQREELLKAGLSLRCATDLRAELPELDVVYINAIAWVGDSYEVHGGGFRLTRDLPFKPEAIVLHPLARGPELSTCLDDTPHNWYFSQARGAVFLRMALLTCMVDRADRVMDVV; from the coding sequence ATGGCCATCGTCCAGTCTGTTTCTGCTGATGTGTGTATAGAGCCGATTCGGTTTCAACCGTTGGGCCCAGATGTGTTTGGTAGGACGCAGCCCCAGTGTTTGTTGGCTTCGATCGATGAGGCTGTTGAGCCCTTGATTGATTTGACCAACCAGCATGTGGTTTCGATTCAAAGTTTCTCCGCACAGACCCTCTTACAGCTGTTCCGTCTCGCGGCTAAGTACGAGAGCAATCCTGATCGCTACATCCGACACAACACGCCTCTAACTGGAAAAATCCTCATTAATGCCTTTTATGAGCCCAGTACAAGAACACGTCTGTCGTTCGATAGTGCTTGGCACCGCTTAGGGGGCGATTCAATCAACATCACGGATCGAAGCACAACTGGAATCGCGAAGGGTGAATCGCTCGAGGATGTTGCCCATATGTTTAATAACTATGGAGATTGCGTCGTACTCCGAGATAGCAATCCTGAAGCCGTCGTGGCGATGAGTTCCACGCTTCGTATTCCGATCATTAATGCAGGAAATGGGATTGATGAACATCCCACCCAGGCGATGGCTGATCTCTACACAATTTTGAAGTGGAGACCCAGTCTTGCTGCTCCGAACGTTGCAGAGTCGGATCGAATTCGTATTGGAATTATTGGCATTCCATCGAGAATGCGAACAGTTCGGTCTCTTCTAAGGATTCTCGCCAAATTCCCTGGGATGGTAGAGGAGGTGGTAGTGATTCACGCGCCGGGTATCGAAAATGATGTTTCACTCTTCGATCCCGGTCAGCGAGAAGAGTTGCTGAAGGCTGGTTTGTCTCTGCGTTGTGCGACTGATTTACGCGCGGAGTTGCCTGAGCTTGATGTGGTTTACATCAACGCTATTGCTTGGGTTGGTGATAGTTATGAGGTGCATGGTGGAGGGTTTCGTCTTACGCGGGATCTGCCGTTTAAGCCCGAGGCGATTGTGTTGCATCCGCTGGCGCGGGGGCCTGAATTGAGCACCTGCCTCGATGACACTCCTCACAATTGGTATTTCAGCCAGGCCCGAGGCGCTGTGTTTCTTCGAATGGCTCTGCTCACCTGCATGGTGGATCGAGCCGATCGTGTGATGGATGTGGTCTGA
- a CDS encoding circularly permuted type 2 ATP-grasp protein: MFTEYRPTHGYDEYFCREQSAPRADLEPLLSSLGQIGLTELNRNHASAGNLLRRLGATFRLNDAGLHGGERILPFDPLPRLIHQHEWSNLERGLLQRLEAIDRFLADIYGPQKILKDGVIPREDVESSQGWRPQMQDIKLPLNRWCHISGLDLIRDEAGTWRVLEDNLRCPSGVAYFLENRQVMKRLFPSLFAGRTVQPIDDYPSRLLQTLQDLAPWADKPRVVLLTPGVFNSAYFEHSYLAQQMGIALVEGRDLICEEGRVWMRSTTGREVVDVIYRRIDDDFLDPKVFRRDSALGVPGLIDVLQSGRVAIANAPGTGIADDKLIYAYIPKIIRYYLNEEPIIENVPTYLCSRPDDQQYVLENLEKLVVKSVAEAGGYGMLIGPQSSRSEILEFDTKIRSNPRNYIAQPTLQLSTIPALSQGELFPCHVDLRPYILRGKSNWVSPGGLTRVALKRGSLVVNSSQGGGCKDTWVVGDSQVVGDSQVVNDGDVEPTLQEAMPC, from the coding sequence ATGTTCACTGAGTATCGGCCAACCCATGGTTACGACGAATATTTTTGTCGGGAACAATCTGCTCCCAGAGCAGACCTGGAGCCACTGCTGTCGTCGCTTGGACAGATAGGACTCACAGAACTCAACCGCAATCACGCTTCCGCCGGGAACCTTTTAAGACGACTCGGGGCCACCTTCCGACTCAACGACGCTGGACTGCATGGAGGCGAAAGGATCCTGCCCTTCGATCCCCTTCCACGACTCATTCACCAACATGAATGGTCCAACCTCGAACGTGGTCTCCTGCAGCGCCTAGAAGCAATTGATCGGTTCTTAGCAGACATCTATGGACCACAGAAAATCCTCAAGGATGGCGTGATTCCACGGGAAGACGTGGAAAGTTCGCAAGGCTGGAGGCCACAGATGCAAGACATCAAGCTGCCCCTAAATCGCTGGTGTCATATTTCAGGACTGGATCTAATCCGCGATGAGGCAGGCACTTGGCGCGTACTCGAAGACAACCTGCGCTGTCCATCCGGTGTGGCCTACTTCCTCGAGAACCGACAGGTCATGAAGCGATTGTTTCCCAGCCTGTTTGCTGGACGAACCGTTCAACCCATCGACGACTATCCCTCCAGGTTGTTACAGACACTGCAAGACTTAGCTCCTTGGGCAGATAAGCCACGCGTTGTATTGCTCACACCAGGAGTATTCAATAGTGCCTACTTCGAACACAGTTATCTCGCACAACAGATGGGCATCGCTCTGGTGGAAGGGCGTGACTTGATCTGCGAAGAAGGCCGCGTTTGGATGCGCAGCACAACTGGTCGTGAAGTGGTGGATGTGATCTACCGACGAATCGATGACGATTTTCTCGATCCAAAGGTGTTCCGTCGCGATTCAGCGCTGGGCGTACCTGGATTGATCGATGTTTTGCAGAGTGGCAGGGTCGCCATTGCCAATGCACCCGGCACCGGGATCGCCGACGACAAGTTGATCTACGCCTACATCCCGAAAATAATTCGGTATTACCTCAATGAAGAACCGATTATCGAAAATGTTCCCACCTATCTCTGCTCCCGCCCAGATGATCAACAGTACGTTCTAGAAAACCTTGAAAAGCTTGTGGTTAAGTCTGTAGCTGAAGCAGGAGGCTATGGAATGCTGATCGGCCCACAATCAAGCCGAAGTGAGATCTTAGAATTTGACACAAAGATTAGATCTAATCCACGCAATTACATAGCCCAGCCCACGCTTCAACTCTCCACCATTCCTGCACTGAGCCAGGGAGAACTATTTCCCTGTCATGTGGATTTACGGCCCTATATTTTACGCGGAAAGTCCAACTGGGTCAGCCCAGGTGGGCTGACCCGCGTCGCCTTAAAGCGTGGCTCTTTGGTGGTGAACTCATCCCAAGGTGGTGGCTGTAAAGACACATGGGTTGTGGGTGACAGCCAGGTTGTGGGTGACAGCCAGGTTGTAAACGACGGTGACGTTGAACCAACACTTCAGGAGGCAATGCCGTGCTGA
- a CDS encoding MFS transporter has product MLRDLWSFQGRYRTLHLTWFAFFLTFVVWFNLAPLATTVKADLGLTLGQIRTVAICNVALTIPARVLIGMLLDKYGPRLTYSGILVFSAIPCLLFASAQDFNQLVVARLLLSIVGAGFVIGIRMVAEWFPPKEIGLAEGIYGGWGNFGSAFSALTMVALAGFLSFSGGFELPSGAVLNWRGAIALTGIISAVYGVFYFFNVTDTPPGKTYQRPSKTAGLEVTSMRDFWGLLGMNVPFAAILCVLCWRLQKVGFLNAGTYPLAIGAVAIWFAFQTWGIVRTNRELILGTKVYPKEDRYEFRQVAILELTYIVNFGSELAVVSMLPTFFETTFDLPKATAGILASCFAFVNLVARPAGGLISDKVGSRKNTMGFLTAGLGVGYLVMSMIKPGTFTGTTGIVIAVAITMLASFFVQSGEGATFALVPLVKRRVTGQVAGLVGAYGNVGAVTYLTIFSLLPMWMGGGGEPTPEVIAASNSAFFQILGVAGLIVAFFCFFFLKEPKGSFDELHEGEVA; this is encoded by the coding sequence ATGCTTCGCGACCTTTGGTCGTTCCAAGGTAGGTATCGGACTCTCCACCTCACCTGGTTCGCCTTTTTCCTGACCTTCGTGGTCTGGTTCAATCTGGCCCCTTTAGCCACCACCGTCAAAGCGGATCTTGGACTCACGCTTGGTCAGATCCGCACCGTAGCCATTTGCAACGTGGCCCTCACCATCCCAGCGCGCGTGCTCATCGGCATGTTGCTGGATAAATATGGGCCTCGGCTTACTTACTCAGGGATCCTGGTCTTTTCAGCCATCCCCTGCCTGCTATTTGCGTCCGCCCAGGATTTCAACCAACTTGTGGTGGCCCGTCTTCTGCTCTCCATCGTCGGCGCCGGCTTCGTAATCGGGATCCGCATGGTGGCCGAATGGTTCCCACCGAAAGAAATAGGTTTAGCCGAAGGCATCTACGGCGGCTGGGGCAACTTCGGCTCCGCCTTCTCCGCCCTCACCATGGTGGCCCTCGCCGGATTCCTCTCATTCTCAGGTGGGTTTGAACTGCCCTCCGGTGCTGTTTTGAACTGGCGTGGGGCCATTGCACTCACCGGAATTATTTCCGCTGTGTACGGCGTTTTCTACTTCTTCAACGTCACCGATACGCCTCCAGGCAAGACCTACCAAAGACCCTCAAAAACCGCAGGCTTAGAAGTCACGTCGATGCGCGATTTCTGGGGTTTGCTGGGAATGAATGTGCCCTTCGCTGCAATCCTGTGCGTCCTTTGCTGGCGTCTTCAAAAGGTGGGCTTCCTCAATGCCGGCACCTACCCACTGGCCATTGGAGCGGTGGCAATTTGGTTTGCTTTCCAAACCTGGGGAATCGTCCGGACTAACAGAGAACTCATCCTTGGCACCAAGGTTTATCCCAAAGAAGATCGCTACGAGTTCCGCCAAGTGGCGATTCTGGAGCTCACTTACATCGTGAACTTCGGCTCCGAACTCGCAGTGGTTTCAATGCTGCCAACATTCTTTGAAACCACCTTCGACCTTCCGAAGGCCACGGCAGGCATCCTGGCGTCCTGTTTCGCCTTCGTGAACCTGGTCGCTCGTCCCGCTGGAGGCCTGATCTCCGACAAGGTTGGTAGCCGGAAAAACACGATGGGCTTCCTCACTGCTGGATTGGGAGTTGGCTACTTGGTGATGAGCATGATCAAACCCGGTACCTTCACCGGTACTACCGGAATCGTCATAGCCGTGGCGATCACGATGCTCGCGTCCTTCTTCGTGCAATCTGGCGAGGGGGCAACCTTCGCATTAGTTCCTCTTGTTAAACGTCGCGTCACTGGACAGGTGGCCGGACTCGTCGGTGCATACGGCAACGTTGGTGCGGTGACTTACCTCACGATTTTCAGCCTTCTACCGATGTGGATGGGCGGTGGCGGAGAACCAACTCCCGAGGTGATCGCTGCCTCCAACAGCGCCTTCTTCCAGATCCTTGGTGTAGCTGGTCTAATCGTCGCTTTTTTCTGCTTTTTCTTCCTTAAGGAACCAAAAGGCTCCTTCGATGAATTGCATGAAGGCGAAGTCGCCTAA
- the moaA gene encoding GTP 3',8-cyclase MoaA has product MTDATSNLDSHGRPLGVLRLSLTARCNLACPYCCPDSRDPEGMLDLQDQLRLIRVACSLGVHTVRLTGGEPLLSDRLEPLLAAIALDRPAGLKELALTTNGVLLSPERALRLKCAGLDRITISLDGADAASVARMAGLQGGTPAGQSLLDQVLVGLEAARSAGFNSSHGALKLNAVIQKGRNDDQLIPLARLARDRGLELRLIEYMDVGSRNGWSLAQVMPAMEMVQCVSSHWPLDPVGRSSNSTTSRWRYRDGAGYIGVISSISAPFCGDCNRIRVTADGQVFTCLFASQGVDLRPYLRTDESETQLRECLSELWTRRSDRFSEERSLQIDKEKSHAEMAYLGG; this is encoded by the coding sequence ATGACTGATGCGACATCCAATTTGGATTCGCATGGGCGCCCACTGGGTGTGTTGCGTTTGTCGCTGACGGCCCGCTGCAATTTGGCGTGCCCCTACTGCTGCCCTGATTCTCGCGATCCAGAGGGAATGCTCGATTTGCAGGATCAGTTGCGTTTAATTCGTGTCGCTTGTTCTTTGGGAGTTCATACCGTCAGGCTGACCGGCGGGGAGCCATTGCTCAGTGATCGCCTTGAGCCGTTGCTGGCTGCGATTGCCTTGGATCGACCCGCTGGTTTGAAGGAATTAGCTCTGACGACGAATGGGGTTCTGCTGTCGCCTGAGCGGGCTTTGAGGCTCAAGTGTGCTGGTTTGGACCGTATAACGATCAGCCTGGATGGTGCGGATGCAGCCAGTGTTGCTCGCATGGCTGGTTTGCAAGGTGGGACTCCAGCTGGCCAATCCTTGTTGGATCAGGTGTTGGTGGGACTAGAGGCGGCTCGATCGGCTGGCTTCAATTCGTCTCACGGTGCTTTGAAGCTCAATGCGGTGATTCAGAAAGGCCGGAATGATGATCAGTTGATTCCGTTGGCCCGGCTGGCCCGTGATCGCGGGTTGGAGTTGCGTCTGATCGAATATATGGATGTGGGAAGCCGTAACGGTTGGTCGCTTGCTCAGGTGATGCCTGCCATGGAGATGGTGCAGTGCGTGTCATCGCACTGGCCCCTAGATCCGGTTGGCCGTTCATCAAACTCCACGACATCGCGGTGGCGGTATCGCGATGGCGCTGGCTATATCGGTGTGATTAGTTCAATTAGCGCGCCGTTTTGTGGAGATTGCAATCGGATTAGGGTTACTGCAGATGGTCAAGTATTTACTTGTTTATTTGCATCGCAGGGCGTAGATCTTCGGCCTTATTTAAGAACTGACGAATCAGAGACTCAACTTCGTGAATGTTTGTCTGAATTGTGGACTCGGCGCTCTGATCGTTTTAGTGAAGAGCGAAGTCTGCAGATTGATAAAGAGAAATCCCATGCCGAAATGGCTTATCTGGGGGGATGA
- a CDS encoding alpha-E domain-containing protein, producing the protein MLSRVADSLYWINRYVERAENISRFLEVSEAMALDCPPGSAEPWIPLIDASGDRQSFDQGYPLRSPRDVVGFLLLDRDNPNSILSCIATARENARQIRDVITTEMWEQLNDLYWNVQDGEAIWQEPDQEQLRSIRRGCQLFYGITDVTLSRDQAWLFSQLGRWIERADKTSRILDVKYFLLLPTPKEIGGVLDELQWISLLRTAGAYQMYRQSVQQAITPSSVARFLLLDPIFPRSVRFCLQQINDTLQLIQRQPQLGPPDDLECLRGQLLAKWSYVRIDALIERGLHEAIDELQGDLNQLHQLIHARYFVTTDLGSIPTDPSCALS; encoded by the coding sequence GTGCTGAGCCGGGTTGCCGACTCCCTCTACTGGATTAATCGATATGTAGAACGCGCTGAAAATATTTCTCGCTTTCTGGAAGTAAGTGAAGCCATGGCTTTGGATTGCCCACCCGGCAGTGCAGAACCATGGATCCCACTCATTGATGCCAGTGGAGACAGGCAGAGTTTCGATCAGGGCTACCCACTGCGATCTCCGCGAGATGTCGTGGGGTTTTTATTGCTAGACCGCGATAACCCCAACAGCATCCTCAGCTGCATTGCCACTGCCAGGGAAAATGCACGCCAAATCCGCGATGTTATTACCACAGAAATGTGGGAGCAATTGAACGACCTCTACTGGAATGTTCAAGATGGAGAAGCCATCTGGCAGGAACCAGATCAAGAGCAACTCCGCAGCATCCGAAGAGGTTGCCAACTGTTTTATGGCATTACGGATGTCACCCTGAGCCGCGATCAAGCCTGGCTCTTCAGTCAACTAGGCCGTTGGATTGAACGCGCCGACAAAACATCCAGAATCCTTGATGTGAAGTATTTTCTTCTTCTGCCAACCCCAAAAGAAATTGGTGGCGTTCTTGATGAACTTCAATGGATATCTCTACTTCGTACAGCTGGGGCTTACCAGATGTACCGCCAAAGTGTTCAACAGGCGATCACTCCATCCTCTGTGGCCAGGTTCCTTTTACTGGATCCAATTTTTCCAAGGTCAGTGCGCTTCTGTTTGCAACAAATCAACGACACATTGCAACTCATCCAACGGCAACCACAACTGGGCCCTCCTGACGATCTCGAATGCCTACGCGGGCAATTGCTGGCCAAGTGGAGCTATGTGCGGATTGACGCCCTAATTGAACGGGGGCTACACGAAGCCATTGACGAATTACAGGGAGATCTCAATCAACTGCATCAACTCATCCACGCCCGATATTTCGTCACCACCGACCTTGGCTCCATTCCCACTGACCCGTCATGCGCGCTGAGCTAA
- a CDS encoding transglutaminase family protein produces the protein MRAELTHCITYHYDAPVSLSEHRLCMRPRGHGHQRLLNYQLNISPKPCHSHELVAASGDAIQRVRFQNATDELRFEACSRLETTTAAPLLNCLDGREPLLPYPRGRLNPDLQGALEGWLPNGQHDPSAVALAQDALMGTNQQALSFLNQLIEMIQDRVKYTQRHQGAAWPAGRTLRERVGSCRDLAMLMVECCRSIGLPARFVSGYHLANPAPESYDLHAWAEVYLPGAGWRGFDPSAGGETTDRYIVLASSSSPELTAAITGSFSGLASTQSQLSWTIQATVDDNTNQPGEKKTLIQAA, from the coding sequence ATGCGCGCTGAGCTAACCCACTGCATCACCTACCACTACGACGCTCCGGTCAGCTTGAGCGAGCACAGGCTCTGCATGCGACCTCGGGGTCATGGTCATCAGCGCCTGCTGAATTACCAACTCAATATTTCGCCAAAGCCTTGCCACAGCCATGAACTCGTAGCAGCCAGTGGCGATGCCATTCAACGCGTGCGGTTTCAAAACGCCACCGATGAACTCCGCTTTGAAGCTTGCAGTCGCCTCGAAACCACAACTGCAGCACCCCTACTGAATTGTCTAGATGGCCGCGAACCACTTCTCCCTTATCCACGGGGTCGTCTGAATCCAGATCTTCAAGGTGCACTGGAGGGCTGGCTGCCAAACGGCCAACACGATCCCTCAGCTGTTGCTTTGGCTCAAGACGCCTTAATGGGAACCAACCAACAAGCACTGTCGTTTCTCAATCAGCTCATCGAGATGATCCAAGACAGGGTGAAATACACCCAGCGTCATCAAGGAGCCGCCTGGCCGGCGGGACGAACACTGCGGGAACGAGTTGGTTCCTGTCGCGACCTCGCAATGTTGATGGTCGAGTGCTGCAGAAGCATTGGGCTACCGGCACGATTTGTAAGCGGATATCACTTAGCGAACCCAGCGCCCGAGTCGTACGACCTACACGCCTGGGCAGAGGTTTACTTACCAGGTGCCGGATGGCGTGGATTTGACCCGAGCGCCGGAGGAGAAACAACCGATCGCTACATCGTGCTGGCAAGCTCCTCAAGTCCAGAGCTCACGGCAGCGATTACTGGCAGCTTCAGCGGACTGGCATCAACGCAAAGCCAACTGAGTTGGACGATCCAAGCGACCGTTGACGACAACACCAATCAACCTGGGGAAAAGAAGACCCTGATTCAGGCAGCTTGA